CGGGTCCGGGCCTTTGTCCACAAACTCGGTCCCAAGGGACGTTTTGAAATTAGAACCCCGCTGGCCGTGGCCGCGGTCCGTGGGACCGAATTTGAAATGGAAGTGTTCAATCGGGGGACCTCCCGCCTCTCGGTGGTCGAGGGCGTCGTGTCCTTTAAGGATCTGGACGGCCTCTTTAACGAAGTGAGCGTCGTGAAAGGCCAAAGCGTCACCATCGAACCGAACCAGGCCCCCAAGCCCCCGGAACCGGTTCCCCAGGATATTCTTAAAGAAAAAACGGAGGCCGCCGACCGGCCACCCGCCGGTCCCCCCAAAGATATAATCGAACGGGAAGCCCTTTTCGACGGAAACCGGGACGGACGCCAGGAACAAGGGGCCAACAATTTAAAAGAGGGCGTCTATCAGGAAGGGAAGGCCCTCATTGACGCCTACGGAAAACGGGTTCGTTTGGAAGAATACGTGCTGCGCCCGACTCCGACGCAATTCGCCTTCGTGGCCGTTAGCCGCCGGGACAATCGCACCGACGCGACCCGCTTGGACATCTTTTCCCAGAACCCGCTGACGGACGTGGTGGACGTCAAAGGACTTTTTTTTCAGGAGGGAACCGGCCCCATGGACAATTGGGCCGTCGCCACCCAGCGGATCGCAACGAACGGCGGCGACTGGGTCAAAGATTGGCGGGACGGGGGATCGCCTGTTCCTTTCGGCGTCGTGGAAGGCTTGGATATCCATTATTTCACTCAGGTGGTGTTCGCCCATTGGTTTATGGAAGCCAAGGCCGAGGGGCAGGAGCCCGTGCTTCTCTCCCATTGGGTACCGAACTCCTCGTTCTACACGGGGAGCTATGAAGCGACAAAGAACCGCGACGAAACCGATCTGGCCAACGACGGGGGCCAGGACCTTCCCTGGGGATATATAGACTATGTCGGAGTCGGGGCGGGCGGAGTCGT
The window above is part of the Elusimicrobiota bacterium genome. Proteins encoded here:
- a CDS encoding FecR domain-containing protein, with the protein product MAFLGLSWAAEPALALNVRTMTGRAEVKRSGRTDWRPIDGSMALKEGDTLRTGPAGKAELRMGEGHRLSVREKTTLTVVSGGKSLQYRFHVLAGRVRAFVHKLGPKGRFEIRTPLAVAAVRGTEFEMEVFNRGTSRLSVVEGVVSFKDLDGLFNEVSVVKGQSVTIEPNQAPKPPEPVPQDILKEKTEAADRPPAGPPKDIIEREALFDGNRDGRQEQGANNLKEGVYQEGKALIDAYGKRVRLEEYVLRPTPTQFAFVAVSRRDNRTDATRLDIFSQNPLTDVVDVKGLFFQEGTGPMDNWAVATQRIATNGGDWVKDWRDGGSPVPFGVVEGLDIHYFTQVVFAHWFMEAKAEGQEPVLLSHWVPNSSFYTGSYEATKNRDETDLANDGGQDLPWGYIDYVGVGAGGVVGDDRLIDGFSAAQRAHYFTNPVIHTKYNISEGYVRTARLYLDGTSGPFDQSQAMAARESVMSLAYTVPFASAGPTLTVTSFRLADDGRRLNAVDIAQNNLKNDINFETVYGSNLFPGRKIDIVTSPLTLQPPDERRQDK